From Paenibacillus sp. V4I7, one genomic window encodes:
- a CDS encoding spore germination protein: MKNDLPADIIELEQLLQEALNDNPNLIAKYVMLGQQTAAIYYIETLVDQDLLQRDIIQPLVNLVDVPLVNETERFPVAGIVEAEDVEAVVEKLLFGWVYLHSDDSRFNLLLNMYKPPDRSYSKPDAENQVLGPQIAFTEILRSNIALLQMYLPSPNLCQENLEIGQGSKTQLAMFYIKDLIDDELVKRVRDRINSLEIDGLIASAQLVQLIEDNKFTIFPQFILTERVDRASFSLSEGKIVVFVSGSPFAIVCPSTMMDFFSSPEDHMVRWNMATFIRLLRVGAMVLSLLFTPLYVAALTYHYEIIPSAMVVPLAESRTRVPFPPLMEALFLEITIELLREAGARLPSKIGQTIGIVGGIVIGQAAVQAGFTSNILIIIVALGTLSSFIAPIYLMGITIRIIRYPIIILAGFYGGIGIMISICFLVIHLLRATSLDQPYLYPLYPFRKEDLKDSILRLPFSFLRRRSSYTKGEDTYRFEKQELSTNHGDIDE; this comes from the coding sequence ATGAAAAATGACTTACCTGCCGATATTATCGAGCTGGAACAGCTGCTTCAAGAGGCTCTAAATGACAATCCAAATTTAATTGCCAAATATGTCATGCTTGGACAGCAAACAGCCGCAATCTATTACATAGAAACACTAGTTGACCAGGATTTGCTTCAAAGGGATATTATTCAACCTTTAGTGAATTTAGTCGATGTACCTTTAGTAAATGAAACAGAGCGGTTCCCCGTTGCAGGGATTGTTGAGGCTGAAGATGTTGAGGCTGTAGTGGAGAAGTTGTTGTTTGGATGGGTGTATCTTCACTCCGACGATTCCCGTTTTAATCTTTTGCTGAATATGTACAAGCCTCCAGATCGAAGTTATTCAAAACCGGATGCCGAAAACCAAGTTCTTGGTCCGCAAATCGCTTTCACGGAAATCTTGAGGTCCAACATTGCCTTGCTTCAAATGTACCTTCCGAGTCCAAATCTTTGCCAGGAGAACCTAGAGATCGGGCAGGGAAGCAAGACGCAGCTAGCCATGTTTTATATCAAGGACCTCATAGATGATGAGCTTGTCAAACGAGTACGCGATAGGATCAATAGTTTGGAGATAGATGGTCTTATAGCTAGCGCACAGCTGGTTCAGTTAATAGAGGATAATAAATTTACGATATTTCCGCAGTTTATCTTGACCGAACGTGTGGATCGCGCGTCGTTCAGCTTATCAGAGGGGAAGATCGTCGTCTTTGTTTCTGGAAGTCCGTTCGCCATCGTATGTCCATCGACGATGATGGATTTCTTCTCCTCCCCTGAAGATCATATGGTCCGGTGGAATATGGCTACTTTCATTCGACTCTTACGGGTTGGAGCTATGGTTCTGTCATTATTATTTACACCCCTCTATGTCGCTGCCCTAACGTATCATTATGAAATCATACCTTCGGCTATGGTCGTGCCGCTGGCAGAATCCCGAACTCGAGTACCGTTTCCACCCTTGATGGAAGCCTTGTTTTTGGAGATAACGATTGAACTGCTCCGCGAAGCAGGCGCAAGACTTCCGAGCAAAATTGGCCAGACCATTGGGATCGTAGGCGGTATCGTCATCGGACAAGCCGCCGTGCAAGCAGGTTTCACAAGCAATATTCTCATCATCATCGTAGCTCTAGGAACGTTGTCCTCCTTTATAGCACCGATTTATCTGATGGGTATTACGATTCGTATCATTCGGTATCCAATCATTATCCTTGCAGGCTTCTATGGAGGAATCGGGATCATGATTAGTATTTGCTTTCTGGTGATCCACCTACTTCGTGCGACAAGTCTCGATCAACCCTATTTGTATCCCTTATATCCGTTTAGGAAAGAGGACTTGAAAGACAGTATATTGAGATTACCTTTTTCTTTCTTAAGGAGACGCTCCTCGTATACCAAAGGCGAAGATACGTACAGATTTGAAAAACAAGAGCTTTCGACAAACCACGGAGATATCGATGAATGA
- a CDS encoding Ger(x)C family spore germination protein yields MRKSVIVLSIIVLLLPIWTGCVQKRILEELGLVVVVGYDPAEKDRIKGTALLHQIDPAAKEKVQVVVTNANTSKGLRNAQNREVSKRVVSGQLRVAIYNEKLARNGIITLADTLSRDSVISDTIFLTVSRGSADNIITHRFPEISNIGTYLYKMIRQNIQGEQISSCTLHEFIHDVYSVGKDPVLPVIERIGDQILLNHTVLFRNDKMVGELSADEAFVLKLIRDRYKAGSLEISLDAEPFRQLKPSFQGNKVDIVIENISSSSQIKLVDPSIPSFSIHIKMNVRIQEVSTDLKLGEKKVIRAFESEISKEFVRRIQKLIAKTQAVQSDPIGFGEVYHAKVRHSNLTDEKWREMYPNAKVHVDVKTIMVRSGVVE; encoded by the coding sequence ATGAGAAAATCGGTGATCGTTCTATCCATTATCGTATTGCTCCTACCCATTTGGACAGGCTGCGTGCAGAAACGAATTTTGGAAGAATTAGGACTTGTTGTCGTTGTTGGTTATGATCCTGCTGAGAAAGATCGCATAAAGGGGACGGCGCTGCTGCATCAAATTGATCCGGCAGCTAAAGAAAAGGTCCAAGTGGTTGTTACGAATGCTAACACAAGCAAAGGTCTTCGCAATGCTCAAAACCGTGAAGTATCGAAGCGTGTCGTTAGTGGTCAACTTAGGGTCGCCATTTATAATGAGAAGCTTGCACGGAATGGGATCATAACGCTTGCCGATACGCTTTCAAGAGACTCAGTCATTTCTGATACAATTTTTCTAACAGTAAGTAGAGGAAGCGCGGATAATATCATCACGCACCGATTTCCGGAAATCAGCAATATCGGAACTTACCTTTATAAGATGATCCGTCAAAATATTCAAGGAGAACAAATCAGCTCGTGTACGCTACATGAATTTATTCACGACGTATATTCCGTAGGCAAAGATCCTGTACTCCCAGTAATTGAGCGAATTGGCGACCAAATTTTACTGAACCATACCGTTTTATTTCGGAATGATAAAATGGTAGGAGAGCTAAGTGCGGATGAGGCATTTGTGCTTAAGCTCATTCGCGATCGATATAAAGCCGGTTCATTGGAAATATCATTAGACGCGGAGCCTTTTCGCCAATTGAAGCCAAGCTTTCAGGGAAATAAAGTGGATATCGTGATCGAAAATATATCAAGCTCCAGTCAAATTAAACTGGTGGATCCTTCTATTCCGTCTTTTTCTATCCATATAAAAATGAATGTTCGAATACAAGAGGTTTCTACCGATTTGAAGCTAGGAGAAAAAAAAGTCATACGTGCTTTTGAAAGCGAGATATCTAAGGAATTTGTTAGGCGTATACAGAAGTTGATTGCAAAAACCCAAGCGGTCCAATCGGATCCGATTGGGTTTGGTGAAGTCTATCATGCAAAGGTACGACACTCCAATCTGACGGATGAGAAGTGGAGGGAGATGTATCCCAATGCCAAGGTCCATGTGGATGTCAAGACAATCATGGTTCGCTCTGGTGTGGTAGAGTAG
- a CDS encoding GyrI-like domain-containing protein, which yields MENKTMIKYHCETLRREYQLVGQSLTANFPKGFPDAALQIQSQFAERRHEITNAKDQEILFSPYMCNGIFATYFACLEVDDLTVIPEGMIGFKLPAVNFAKINCTTKTIGEAYSRIFEWMKENGYQQKFLDQSCPIEIYYFEENVEEENVEILIPIKD from the coding sequence TTGGAAAACAAAACGATGATTAAATATCACTGTGAGACTCTTCGAAGAGAGTATCAATTAGTTGGTCAGAGTCTTACAGCCAATTTTCCAAAAGGGTTCCCAGATGCAGCACTACAAATACAAAGTCAATTTGCTGAGAGAAGACATGAGATCACAAATGCGAAGGATCAGGAAATCCTCTTTTCGCCATATATGTGCAATGGGATATTCGCTACCTATTTTGCTTGCCTTGAAGTGGATGATTTAACTGTAATACCCGAAGGGATGATTGGTTTTAAGCTCCCTGCCGTTAATTTTGCCAAAATAAATTGTACAACCAAAACAATAGGTGAAGCGTACTCGAGAATATTTGAGTGGATGAAAGAAAATGGATATCAACAGAAGTTTTTGGATCAATCTTGTCCGATCGAAATCTATTACTTTGAGGAAAATGTAGAGGAAGAAAACGTTGAAATATTAATACCTATAAAAGATTAA
- a CDS encoding DUF3189 family protein has product MIYIYNDFGGTHTTVLAAAYHLKKLDGSHEPTKNEILNTHNFNKLVYKDRGKLYFHGKDEDGNKVYTMGRGRSKILVPGVFNLIDMLIEEGVLNEKIILSNTSPTVPFAMTCGGMLSRWLKIDFIGVPLLVKGAKQAYKDIFNLVQHTKQTAKTSTSQLIMLENKEFK; this is encoded by the coding sequence ATGATCTATATTTATAACGATTTCGGGGGAACTCATACAACAGTTTTAGCTGCAGCTTATCATCTCAAAAAGTTAGACGGTTCCCACGAGCCAACAAAAAATGAGATCCTGAATACACACAATTTCAATAAGCTAGTTTACAAAGACAGAGGGAAGTTATACTTTCATGGCAAGGATGAAGATGGCAATAAAGTATACACGATGGGCAGAGGAAGGTCTAAAATCCTAGTTCCGGGTGTATTTAATCTCATTGATATGCTAATTGAAGAAGGGGTTCTCAACGAAAAAATCATTTTATCCAACACGTCTCCAACTGTGCCTTTTGCGATGACGTGTGGTGGCATGCTTTCACGATGGTTAAAAATTGATTTCATAGGTGTGCCTTTATTGGTTAAAGGGGCAAAACAAGCATATAAAGACATTTTTAATCTCGTTCAACATACGAAACAGACCGCGAAAACGTCAACCTCCCAATTAATTATGCTTGAAAATAAAGAGTTCAAGTAA
- a CDS encoding response regulator transcription factor gives MKIIIADDHPIFRSGVRNLLRTTEDLEVVGEASSGDEALKLAEQCQPDLILMDIRMPGLNGIEATRLIKEKFPNIEVLILTMFRDDQSVFTAMRVGAKGYVLKDADEVELMQSIRMVGSGGAVFSSDIAARMMHYFAMPKLVDTVDHPALAELSKREMEILERIAEGDTNAQIATRLHISSKTVANNVSMILNKLQVVDRNEAKRLLKESREG, from the coding sequence ATGAAGATCATAATCGCAGATGACCATCCGATATTTCGCAGCGGAGTTAGAAATTTGCTTAGAACGACAGAAGATTTAGAGGTTGTTGGAGAAGCTTCCTCTGGAGATGAAGCTTTGAAGCTGGCGGAACAATGCCAGCCTGATTTGATTTTAATGGATATTCGTATGCCCGGACTGAACGGGATCGAGGCCACGCGGCTGATTAAAGAGAAATTCCCGAATATCGAGGTTTTAATCCTTACGATGTTCCGCGATGATCAGTCGGTCTTTACCGCCATGCGCGTCGGGGCTAAGGGCTACGTGTTGAAGGACGCGGACGAAGTTGAGCTCATGCAGTCCATCCGCATGGTGGGCAGTGGCGGAGCTGTATTCAGCTCAGATATCGCGGCAAGGATGATGCATTACTTTGCGATGCCCAAGCTGGTGGATACCGTGGATCACCCTGCTTTGGCTGAGCTATCCAAGCGGGAGATGGAGATATTGGAGCGTATCGCTGAAGGGGATACCAACGCACAAATCGCCACGCGTTTGCATATCAGTTCTAAGACTGTGGCCAACAACGTGTCTATGATACTGAACAAGCTTCAAGTTGTAGATCGGAACGAAGCTAAGCGACTTTTGAAGGAATCTCGGGAGGGTTGA
- a CDS encoding rod shape-determining protein, producing the protein MLKRLEELFGVDLGTCNTLIYQQKKGIVLQEPSVVAIQTDTGEIKAFGQEAYDMIGRTPANVEVIYPLKDGVIANFDMTLAMLKYFIGKIKRGYQWFRSFQVLISVPCGITNVQKRAVEEMIVHKGARRSITIEEPLAAAMGAGLPVAEPIGSMVLDIGGGTSQVAIISLGGIVVSESVRRGGMSIDQDIIEYVKKTYNMAIGERTAEEIKKNVAAVVMPVKEVKMDIRGRDLVQGLPRTISISSQEIYEIMDDFVKSILECVRLAMEKCPPELAGDVMEQGILLCGGGALLEGLDKRLQQDIGVPVHLAEHPMECIAHGTGKMINFNGAIIERSEKIVTQDRESVL; encoded by the coding sequence ATGTTAAAGAGATTAGAAGAACTGTTTGGTGTGGATTTGGGCACTTGTAATACACTTATTTATCAACAAAAAAAAGGGATTGTTCTGCAAGAGCCGTCTGTTGTCGCCATTCAAACGGATACAGGGGAAATTAAAGCTTTTGGCCAAGAAGCCTATGATATGATTGGAAGAACTCCAGCTAATGTGGAGGTCATCTATCCTTTAAAAGATGGGGTTATAGCCAATTTTGATATGACCTTAGCGATGCTGAAATATTTTATAGGCAAAATAAAAAGAGGTTATCAATGGTTTCGCAGCTTCCAAGTGCTGATCTCCGTGCCTTGTGGAATAACGAATGTACAGAAGCGTGCCGTTGAAGAAATGATTGTACATAAAGGAGCAAGAAGATCTATCACCATCGAGGAGCCATTAGCTGCAGCTATGGGCGCCGGGCTACCGGTTGCAGAACCAATTGGAAGCATGGTTCTTGATATCGGCGGAGGGACAAGTCAAGTAGCCATCATCTCTCTTGGTGGAATTGTCGTAAGTGAGTCGGTTCGCCGTGGAGGCATGTCAATTGATCAGGATATTATCGAATATGTAAAGAAAACTTATAATATGGCCATTGGAGAACGGACTGCGGAGGAAATCAAGAAGAACGTCGCTGCCGTTGTGATGCCTGTGAAAGAAGTGAAGATGGATATAAGAGGGCGTGACCTCGTGCAGGGCTTGCCAAGAACGATATCGATTTCATCGCAGGAAATTTACGAGATTATGGATGATTTTGTGAAATCGATTCTGGAATGCGTTCGACTCGCGATGGAGAAATGCCCGCCGGAACTTGCCGGTGATGTGATGGAGCAGGGCATTCTGCTATGTGGTGGAGGCGCATTGCTGGAAGGATTGGATAAGCGGCTTCAGCAGGACATAGGCGTTCCGGTTCATCTCGCTGAGCACCCGATGGAATGTATTGCTCATGGTACAGGGAAAATGATAAACTTCAATGGGGCGATTATTGAGCGGTCTGAAAAGATTGTGACACAAGATCGAGAAAGCGTCCTGTAA
- a CDS encoding VOC family protein, translating into MKFHQQPITFVSHVHLIVEKLERSLSFYQGVLGFQLLDRTETSVSLTLNGKDVLVTLEQPADVSPKEPRRSGLYHYAILLPDRKELAKVIQHFIDIKYPLQGISDHLVSEALYLADPDGNGLEIYVDRPSENWEWIGEQVSMATEQVDLRSLLSEANGEKFTGLPTDTIMGHIHLHVSDLAKAAEFYVKGLGFKVVYQISNQALFISSGGYHHHIGLNIWNGKGIQAPSRNSVGLKYYTIVFADELTRDGAKKNLELLGYPVNENTAVDPSGNHILFVAKD; encoded by the coding sequence ATGAAGTTTCATCAACAGCCAATTACATTTGTTAGTCATGTACATTTAATCGTTGAAAAGCTTGAAAGGTCTTTATCATTCTACCAAGGGGTATTAGGTTTTCAACTTTTGGATCGCACAGAAACCTCAGTTTCACTGACGCTAAACGGAAAGGATGTACTGGTGACCCTAGAGCAGCCAGCAGATGTCTCACCGAAAGAACCACGTCGTTCAGGACTTTATCATTACGCGATACTTTTGCCGGACAGGAAAGAGTTAGCAAAAGTCATTCAGCACTTCATTGATATCAAATACCCGTTACAAGGAATATCCGATCATCTTGTGAGTGAGGCGCTGTACTTGGCTGACCCAGACGGGAATGGGTTGGAAATTTATGTAGACCGTCCATCTGAAAACTGGGAATGGATTGGGGAGCAAGTCAGCATGGCAACTGAACAGGTTGATTTACGCAGTCTTTTATCTGAAGCAAATGGAGAGAAGTTCACTGGTTTGCCGACTGATACCATTATGGGACATATTCATCTACATGTCTCAGACCTCGCAAAAGCAGCAGAATTTTATGTCAAAGGACTTGGATTTAAGGTTGTTTATCAAATAAGCAATCAAGCTCTCTTTATTTCCAGTGGAGGATACCATCATCATATTGGATTAAACATCTGGAACGGTAAAGGCATACAAGCGCCATCTCGTAACAGCGTTGGTCTGAAATATTATACGATCGTATTTGCTGATGAACTAACTAGGGATGGTGCAAAAAAGAATCTTGAATTGTTGGGCTATCCTGTAAACGAAAATACAGCAGTCGACCCATCAGGCAATCATATTCTGTTTGTCGCTAAGGATTAA
- a CDS encoding MFS transporter, with the protein MNVNKTSLLSEPAKRKLLFSTGISWLFDAMDVGIISFIVAALAVEWKLGAQQIGLLAAINSIGMAVGALLAGSLADRYGRRMVLLCTLIIFSAASGLSALATSFVILCVLRFITGIGLGGELPVASTLVSESFPANERGRAVVLLESFWACGWIVAALIAYFVIPSYGWRAAFVIGALPALYALYLRRAIQDSPRFTELRSRKLSFGERIASVWSSQYRRSTLTLWILWFTVVFSYYGMFLWLPTVMVLKGFGLVKSFQYVLIMTLAQLPGYFTAAFFIEKFGRKFVLVTYLLLTAASALWFSNAETEGMLIAAGISLSFFNLGAWGAMYAYTPELYPTEVRSTGVGLAASFGRIGGIIGPYLVGLLVASDKAITSIFMVFFVAIVIGALVLLFFGKETKNTDPDYAADPT; encoded by the coding sequence TTGAATGTAAATAAAACAAGTTTGTTAAGTGAACCGGCAAAACGAAAGTTGCTTTTCAGCACAGGTATTAGTTGGTTGTTCGACGCTATGGATGTAGGAATTATCTCGTTTATTGTTGCTGCGTTAGCAGTCGAGTGGAAATTAGGTGCACAGCAAATTGGTCTGTTGGCAGCCATTAATTCGATCGGAATGGCCGTAGGGGCTTTATTAGCAGGCTCCCTTGCAGACCGATACGGACGTCGTATGGTATTGCTCTGTACGCTTATTATATTCTCCGCTGCTAGTGGACTCTCTGCTCTTGCTACTAGCTTTGTTATCCTATGTGTCTTGCGTTTCATTACTGGAATAGGACTTGGTGGAGAACTTCCTGTCGCGTCAACTCTTGTTTCTGAGTCGTTTCCTGCTAATGAAAGGGGACGTGCTGTCGTTCTGCTAGAAAGCTTCTGGGCGTGCGGGTGGATCGTCGCGGCGCTTATTGCTTACTTCGTGATTCCTTCCTACGGCTGGCGGGCAGCCTTTGTTATCGGTGCGCTGCCGGCATTATATGCGTTATACCTCAGACGAGCGATTCAAGATTCACCTCGATTTACAGAGCTGCGCAGCCGGAAATTGTCATTCGGCGAACGTATAGCTTCCGTATGGTCATCTCAATATCGCAGATCCACGTTAACACTTTGGATTTTGTGGTTCACAGTCGTATTTTCCTATTACGGAATGTTTCTATGGCTGCCAACCGTCATGGTTCTTAAGGGTTTTGGTCTCGTGAAAAGCTTTCAATATGTATTGATCATGACGTTAGCACAGCTTCCAGGTTATTTTACCGCCGCTTTTTTCATTGAGAAATTCGGCCGCAAGTTCGTGCTTGTCACTTATTTGCTGCTGACAGCAGCAAGCGCATTATGGTTCAGTAATGCTGAAACGGAAGGGATGTTGATAGCAGCTGGTATTAGCTTATCTTTTTTTAATCTTGGTGCATGGGGAGCCATGTATGCTTACACACCTGAGTTGTATCCGACTGAAGTACGCTCTACGGGTGTTGGGCTTGCCGCTTCCTTCGGACGTATCGGCGGTATCATTGGTCCGTACCTTGTAGGTTTGCTAGTGGCGAGTGATAAAGCAATCACTTCCATTTTTATGGTATTCTTCGTAGCGATTGTCATCGGAGCCCTTGTTTTATTGTTTTTTGGCAAAGAAACAAAAAATACGGACCCCGATTATGCAGCTGATCCTACCTAG
- a CDS encoding S-layer homology domain-containing protein gives MKKIAALTLTTALVSSLTFSSAFAFTDVEEGQAAAIASLQERGIVSGIDKDHFVPKGKISYAQTVQMIVKGMNLNLDTMRFIKQPLASDIFTNIPNDAWYADAFIKAHYNGMDIPKDVNPNATITREQFGEMLVRALEKKGDFPLVKMFIPIKDEAQITPEYQGALQRLLLYKIAELDKEGMFNPKAELNRGQAAGWIYNAIRVLETHIQKPAPVEDVSVTVEKVTDDVNKVTLSRGQKPNSGYSIAIQNVRFDQNGQAVISYTLQDPKPDTMYAEVITEAKAVTYVSSAFKAVAEPAAVN, from the coding sequence ATGAAAAAGATAGCGGCTTTAACTTTAACAACAGCTTTGGTTAGCAGTTTGACTTTTAGCAGTGCCTTCGCTTTTACGGATGTAGAGGAAGGACAAGCTGCAGCCATCGCTTCCCTACAAGAACGCGGGATCGTGAGCGGTATTGATAAGGATCATTTCGTTCCCAAAGGAAAGATTAGTTATGCACAAACCGTTCAAATGATTGTTAAAGGCATGAATTTGAACTTAGATACGATGCGCTTTATTAAACAACCATTAGCTTCGGACATCTTTACCAATATCCCTAATGATGCTTGGTATGCGGATGCCTTTATCAAAGCGCACTACAACGGTATGGATATTCCAAAGGATGTAAACCCGAACGCTACAATCACTCGTGAACAATTTGGAGAAATGCTTGTACGTGCTTTGGAAAAGAAGGGCGATTTCCCATTAGTGAAAATGTTTATCCCGATCAAAGATGAGGCTCAGATCACACCTGAATATCAAGGGGCGCTACAACGCTTGTTGCTTTATAAAATTGCCGAACTTGACAAGGAAGGTATGTTTAATCCCAAAGCCGAACTTAATCGTGGCCAAGCCGCAGGTTGGATCTATAATGCGATTCGCGTCCTGGAAACACATATCCAAAAACCGGCACCTGTAGAAGATGTATCCGTAACTGTGGAGAAAGTAACTGACGATGTGAACAAGGTTACCTTATCAAGAGGTCAAAAACCGAATTCAGGTTACAGTATTGCCATTCAAAATGTTCGATTTGACCAAAACGGTCAAGCAGTGATTTCGTATACGCTGCAAGATCCAAAACCAGACACAATGTATGCTGAAGTGATAACTGAGGCAAAAGCCGTAACTTACGTTTCCTCAGCCTTTAAAGCAGTAGCTGAACCAGCAGCTGTGAACTAA
- a CDS encoding C40 family peptidase: MKHTKKLLTLLSCILVLSGCGKGNFDPQQIGVSTQQGGMDRRLLDPKITNQDVLLQRGDANIELEKRGYRAQDAASSTNSTIKILGGTQGLVQVWPNPSIQPKEGNYAENVISHAAMYYGTPYEFSSDRSDPSTFDCSDFTHWVYLSSLGMDIPKDSRSQATYVQSFSNRAYTTIDQAQRGDLLFFVSYKGTDPNLYTGMDKSIENITHVGIYLGNGKIIHTASAATGGVRIDEVANNHLTYRFALGGSVLDTK, translated from the coding sequence ATGAAACATACTAAAAAATTACTTACCCTATTAAGCTGTATACTTGTTTTATCCGGGTGCGGTAAAGGGAATTTTGACCCTCAACAAATTGGAGTCTCAACGCAACAAGGCGGTATGGATAGGCGGCTATTGGACCCTAAAATTACAAATCAAGACGTATTGCTTCAAAGGGGTGATGCCAACATCGAACTAGAAAAGCGCGGTTATCGCGCGCAAGATGCCGCTTCTTCCACGAATAGCACTATCAAAATTCTTGGAGGAACGCAAGGACTCGTTCAAGTTTGGCCCAATCCATCTATCCAGCCCAAAGAAGGTAATTATGCAGAGAATGTGATCTCACATGCGGCTATGTACTATGGAACTCCATACGAATTCAGTTCAGATCGATCTGACCCATCCACATTTGACTGCTCCGACTTCACGCATTGGGTTTATCTTTCTTCTCTAGGGATGGATATCCCAAAAGATTCTCGAAGTCAAGCGACCTATGTTCAATCTTTTTCCAATCGGGCTTACACAACTATCGATCAAGCCCAGCGTGGAGATTTGCTCTTTTTCGTCAGTTATAAAGGGACAGATCCGAATTTATACACCGGGATGGATAAATCCATCGAAAACATTACACACGTGGGTATCTATTTGGGTAATGGAAAAATCATACATACTGCTTCAGCGGCCACAGGTGGCGTACGTATTGATGAAGTTGCCAATAATCATCTAACCTATCGCTTTGCCTTAGGTGGCTCGGTACTCGACACAAAATAG
- a CDS encoding VOC family protein, whose protein sequence is MGRVVLFEMNSQDPERAASFYSSVFGWKVAEPNWGYHSVTTGNDDKSGINGGISKGPSDFPHGIRIQIEVDNIDEALTKSVESGAQVVRGKMEFDDFYLAYLVDPVGNGIGLIQNK, encoded by the coding sequence TTGGGCCGTGTTGTCTTATTTGAAATGAATAGTCAGGATCCGGAACGAGCTGCAAGTTTTTATTCATCTGTTTTTGGCTGGAAAGTTGCAGAGCCTAACTGGGGATACCACTCAGTGACAACAGGAAATGATGATAAATCTGGCATTAATGGCGGTATTTCAAAGGGACCAAGTGATTTTCCACACGGAATAAGAATTCAAATCGAAGTTGACAACATAGATGAAGCACTTACGAAATCCGTTGAGTCCGGAGCACAAGTTGTTAGAGGAAAGATGGAATTTGATGATTTTTATCTTGCTTATTTAGTGGATCCAGTAGGGAATGGGATCGGTTTAATACAGAATAAATAG
- a CDS encoding GerAB/ArcD/ProY family transporter, which translates to MKSGNPPKRLMFSSFLLFFVIFENQVGVGLAGFQRVIFERAGHDAWVSICMAGVWAHITVWIMLRTLRLNPNKDLYEIHKDLYGRFFGGLINALYMLYMLAAAIVISRNYVELVQTWIFPEIPTWLLSTFLAMLITYGVLGGIRIVVGICFMSFIMTIWLIIVLYFPIRYAEWLHLAPVMEASISELGQGMLKMSLTIIGFEILMFVYPFVRNKERASLPIHMGLLATTVLYVVIMVITIVYFSPDQLLRTVWATFSLFKIVIFPFLERFEYVAISLWMLIILPNLMMYMWAASKGIKRIFSWKQKYALYAFAFMLIVVSSLFKTRLQINTMNDNFGKVSLYIVFGYPWILYAAVLIKQRFRREKGVMS; encoded by the coding sequence GTGAAGTCGGGAAATCCTCCAAAGCGTCTGATGTTCAGTTCGTTTCTCTTATTTTTTGTTATTTTTGAAAATCAGGTAGGGGTTGGTTTGGCAGGATTTCAACGAGTTATTTTTGAAAGGGCAGGGCATGATGCATGGGTATCTATATGCATGGCTGGAGTATGGGCCCATATCACCGTATGGATTATGCTCCGAACCCTTAGGTTGAATCCGAATAAGGACCTTTATGAAATCCATAAAGATCTTTATGGTCGCTTTTTCGGGGGTCTAATCAATGCTTTGTATATGTTGTATATGCTAGCAGCGGCAATTGTGATATCACGCAATTACGTGGAATTGGTTCAGACCTGGATATTTCCGGAAATACCGACTTGGTTGCTGAGTACGTTCTTGGCTATGTTAATTACTTATGGCGTTCTTGGCGGAATTCGGATTGTAGTGGGGATCTGCTTTATGTCCTTCATTATGACCATATGGTTGATTATTGTTTTATATTTTCCTATTCGTTATGCAGAATGGTTACATCTAGCTCCGGTTATGGAGGCTAGTATTTCGGAGTTAGGGCAAGGCATGTTGAAAATGTCTTTGACCATCATCGGATTTGAAATCCTGATGTTTGTGTATCCTTTCGTTCGTAACAAGGAGCGTGCCTCTTTGCCCATCCATATGGGTCTTCTGGCAACCACAGTCTTATATGTAGTTATCATGGTGATAACGATTGTTTATTTTAGTCCTGATCAACTACTGAGAACCGTTTGGGCAACTTTTAGTCTGTTCAAGATTGTTATATTCCCGTTTCTGGAACGCTTTGAATATGTAGCTATCAGTTTGTGGATGTTGATTATACTCCCGAACTTAATGATGTACATGTGGGCAGCATCCAAAGGAATAAAGCGAATTTTTAGTTGGAAACAGAAATATGCTCTTTACGCCTTTGCTTTTATGCTTATTGTTGTATCAAGTCTTTTCAAAACGCGCTTGCAGATTAATACCATGAATGACAACTTTGGAAAAGTGTCGCTGTATATTGTGTTCGGATATCCCTGGATTCTATACGCTGCTGTCTTGATCAAACAACGCTTCCGAAGGGAAAAAGGGGTGATGTCATGA